From Cetobacterium ceti:
CTCTTTTGTTAGCGTGCATTTGAAGAATTCTTCCCATTCTTTCTTTTTTACCTTTTGTAGAGTTAAGAACATAAGATCCTTTCTCTAAAATTCCTGAGTAAACTCTGAAGAATGTTAACTTTCCTACGAATGGGTCAGTCATGATTTTGAATGCAAGAGCTGAGAATGGAGCTTCGTCAGAAATTTCTCTTGTCATTTCAATTGTATCATCTTTCATATCAGTTCCTTTGATAACTGTTCTATCAGTTGGAGCTGGCATGTATTTAATAATAGCATCAAGTAAAGCTTGAACACCTTTATTTTTAAATGCAGTTCCACAAGTTACTGGAACGATTTGGTTTGCTAATGTAGCTGCTCTTAAAGCAGTTTCAATTTCTTCAACAGCGATTTCTTCTCCACCGAAGAATTTCTCCATTAACTCATCAGAAGTTTCTACTACTGATTCGATCATGAAGTTTCTAGCTTCTTCAGCTTGCTCAGCTAATTCAGCTCTGATTTCTTTTACTTCGAAGTTAGCTCCGTTATCTGTATCTATTGGCCATACAATTTCTTTCATGGCGATTAAATCAATAACTCCCTCAAAGTTTTCTTCAGCTCCGATTGGTAATTGAATAGGTACAGGATTAGCTCCTAACTTATCTTTTATATCGTTTACACACATTTCGAAGTTAGCTCCAACTCTATCCATCTTGTTAAAGAAAGCTAGTCTTGGTACTCCGTATTTGTCTGCCTGTCTCCATACAGTTTCTGACTGAGGTTGAACTCCGTCAACTGCTGAGAATACAGCAACAGATCCATCTAGAACTCTTAGAGATCTTTCAACCTCTACAGTAAAGTCCACGTGTCCTGGTGTGTCTATTATATTAACTCTGTGATTTTTCCAGAAACATGTTGTAGCAGCAGAAGTGATAGTAATTCCTCTCTCTTGCTCTTGCTCCATCCAGTCCATTGTTGCTTGACCTTCATGAACCTCACCAATTTTGTGAGCAACTCCAGTATAGAATAATATTCTCTCTGTAGTAGTTGTCTTACCTGCATCGATGTGGGCCATGATACCAATGTTTCTAGTCATTTCTAATGAAACGCTTCTAGCCATTTAGATTTCCTCCTCGATTAAATTAGAACTTGTAGTGTGCGAATGCTCTGTTAGCCTCTGCCATTTTGTAAGTATCTTCTTTCTTCTTAATAGTTGCTCCTTCGTTGTTTGCAGCAGCCATTAATTCAGCAGCGATTTTCTCAACCATTCCATACTCTTTTCTTTGTCTAGTATAAAGAGTAAACCATCTTATTGCTAATGTTTGTTGTCTCTCAGATCTAACTTCTACCGGTACTTGGTAAGTAGCTCCTCCGATTCTTCTTGATCTAACCTCAACTTGTGGTTTAATGTTTTCTAAAGCTTGTTTGAAAACCTCGTAACCATCTTGTCCAGTTTTTTCTTTTATTAAATCCATTGCTCCGTAGAATACTGCTTCAGCGATAGATTTCTTTCCATCTAACATTATTGAATTTATAACTTTAGTTACAACCTTATCATTATATCTTGAATCAGGTAGTACATCTCTTTTTATTGCCGCTCTTCTTCTTGACATTTAAACTGTCCACCTCCTTATAATTACGCCTTTTTAGCTCCGTATTTTGATCTTGATTGTTTTCTCTTAGCAACTCCAGCTGTATCTAGAGCTCCTCTGATAACTTTATATCTTACTCCTGGTAAGTCTTTTGTTCTTCCTCCTCTTACTAGAACGATTGAGTGTTCTTGTAAGTTGTGTCCCTCTCCTGGGATGTAGCTTGTAACTTCTATTCCGTTAGTAAGCTTTACTCTGGCAACCTTTCTTAAAGCTGAGTTTGGTTTCTTTGGAGTAGTTGTATATACTCTTACGCAAACTCCTCTTCTTTGTGGGTTTCCTTGTAATGCTGGTGATTTTTTAGTCTCTTCTAGAGTCTGTCTTCCTTTTTTTACTAATTGACTTAAAGTAGGCATTTTACCCTCCTTCCTGATTTTTATTATTTTTTTATATAATATTATAACTTAAATATTATAATAAGTTTATTTCAAAAAGTCAATAATCTGTTTTTGAAACAGATTTAATTTTACCATATGTCAAAAAAATTACAACTCTTTTTTTATTTCATCTAATTCCATAGAGGTATTTTCCCACTCTTCTAAAGCCTCTAATATTTCCATATCTTTTTCTTCAATCTTTTCTTGAAGGTCCATTAATTTAGAAACATCATTAATTTTTCCAGCCTCTTCATATTCCTTTTCTAAAAGAGATTTTTCTTCTTCTAATTTTTCTATTTTCTCTTCTAATTTAGAATATTTTTTTTCAAGAGAGGATATTTTATTTCTCATTTTTTTCTGTTCTTCAAAAGATAGAGCTCCCTCTGTATTTTTCTCCTTAGGAACATTATTTTTTTGAGCTATATAAGCTTCATAATCTCCTTTAAATAAAGTAGCTCCATTTTCTGTCACTTCATAAATATTATTTACTATGCTCTCAAGGAAATATCTATCATGAGATACAACTAAAATTGTTCCTTCGTATTCCTCTAAAGCTTCTTCTAAAACTTCCCTAGAATAAATATCTAAATGGTTTGTAGGTTCATCTAATATTAAGAAATTAGGTTTACTAAGGATTAATTTCATAAAGGCAACCCTAGCTTTTTCTCCTCCAGACAGAGATTTGATTTTTTTATCCACATCATCATTGGTAAAAAGAAATCCTCCTGCTATGGTTCTTGCTTCCTCTTCTCCCATTGGGAAATTATAAATTATCTCTTGTAAAATAGTATTTTCCATGTGAAGCCCTTGATGATTTTGATCATAATAACCTACTTTTAATTTACCACCTAATTCAAAGGTTCCATCACTTGATTTCTCTAATCCATTTACAATTTTTAAAATCGTTGATTTTCCAACTCCATTCTTTCCTATAATACCAACTCTATCTCCACGGTATATAGTTAAATCTAGATTATGAAATATCTTTTGTCCATCAAATTCTTTAGCAAGATTTTTTATAGTTAAAACTCTATCTGTACTTAAATTTTCTATTTCAAATTTCAACTTTATCTTTCTTTTATTTATTATTGGATTATCCATTTTTTCCATACGATCTAAAAGCTTTTGTCTTCCTCTTGCCTGTTTACACTTTTGTCCAGCCTTATAACGTCTAACAAATTCTTCCATTTTTTTTATTTTATCTTGCTCTTTTTCAAAGGATTTTACTGCTCCAGATAAGTAAGCCTCTTTTTGAATAACATATTCTGTGAAATTTCCATTATATGTATTTAAAGTTTTACCCTCTATTTCAAAAATTCTATTTACTATATTATCTAGAAAATATCTATCGTGAGATATTACTATAAATGCCTTTGAATAATCTTTTAAAAATCTTTCTAACCACTCTATTGCTAATAAGTCCAAATGATTTGTAGGCTCATCCAATATTAGTAATTCAGGTTCCTCTAGTAAAATTCTTCCTAGAGCAACACGAGATCTTTGTCCACCTGATAAATCTTTAATTTTATTTTTCCAAATTTCTTCTGGTAAACTTAATCCAATTAAAATTTGTTTAACTTTATATTCTATGGCATACCCTTCTTCTTGCTCATATCTAGAACTTAGTTCTGCTAGTTCTTCCATTAATTTATCAAAATTCTCTAAATCAGTTGCTATTAAATGATTTAACTCCTGTATTCTTTCATAATCTTTTTTCAAATGACTATATACAGACATCAACTCTTCAAATATTGTGTTTTCCTCATTTAACTTAACGTCTTGGGAAAGATATCCCACTTTTAAATTTCCTTTTTTTGTTATAATTCCTCTTTCATTT
This genomic window contains:
- the fusA gene encoding elongation factor G; this translates as MARSVSLEMTRNIGIMAHIDAGKTTTTERILFYTGVAHKIGEVHEGQATMDWMEQEQERGITITSAATTCFWKNHRVNIIDTPGHVDFTVEVERSLRVLDGSVAVFSAVDGVQPQSETVWRQADKYGVPRLAFFNKMDRVGANFEMCVNDIKDKLGANPVPIQLPIGAEENFEGVIDLIAMKEIVWPIDTDNGANFEVKEIRAELAEQAEEARNFMIESVVETSDELMEKFFGGEEIAVEEIETALRAATLANQIVPVTCGTAFKNKGVQALLDAIIKYMPAPTDRTVIKGTDMKDDTIEMTREISDEAPFSALAFKIMTDPFVGKLTFFRVYSGILEKGSYVLNSTKGKKERMGRILQMHANKREEIETVYCGDIAAAVGLKETTTGDTLCAENAPIVLEKMEFPEPVISVAVEPKTKADQEKMGLALAKLAEEDPTFRVKTDQETGQVIISGMGELHLEIIVDRMKREFKVESTVGKPQVAYRETITGTTDQEVKYAKQSGGKGQYGHVKITLEPNPGKEFEFVNKITGGVIPREYIPAVEKGCKEALEGGVVAGYPMVDVKVTLYDGSYHEVDSSEMAFKIAGSMAFKQAAAKCNPVILEPIFKVEVTTPEEYMGDIIGDINSRRGMIGGMIDRNGAKIITSKVPLSEMFGYATDLRSKSQGRATYAMEFEEYAQVPSSVQKAIKEERGK
- the rpsG gene encoding 30S ribosomal protein S7; this translates as MSRRRAAIKRDVLPDSRYNDKVVTKVINSIMLDGKKSIAEAVFYGAMDLIKEKTGQDGYEVFKQALENIKPQVEVRSRRIGGATYQVPVEVRSERQQTLAIRWFTLYTRQRKEYGMVEKIAAELMAAANNEGATIKKKEDTYKMAEANRAFAHYKF
- the rpsL gene encoding 30S ribosomal protein S12, encoding MPTLSQLVKKGRQTLEETKKSPALQGNPQRRGVCVRVYTTTPKKPNSALRKVARVKLTNGIEVTSYIPGEGHNLQEHSIVLVRGGRTKDLPGVRYKVIRGALDTAGVAKRKQSRSKYGAKKA
- a CDS encoding ABC-F family ATP-binding cassette domain-containing protein; this translates as MALLHGNNLYKGFSGETLFRNVTFSIDEKDRIGVIGVNGAGKSTLIKMILGLEDNDVDPNTNERGIITKKGNLKVGYLSQDVKLNEENTIFEELMSVYSHLKKDYERIQELNHLIATDLENFDKLMEELAELSSRYEQEEGYAIEYKVKQILIGLSLPEEIWKNKIKDLSGGQRSRVALGRILLEEPELLILDEPTNHLDLLAIEWLERFLKDYSKAFIVISHDRYFLDNIVNRIFEIEGKTLNTYNGNFTEYVIQKEAYLSGAVKSFEKEQDKIKKMEEFVRRYKAGQKCKQARGRQKLLDRMEKMDNPIINKRKIKLKFEIENLSTDRVLTIKNLAKEFDGQKIFHNLDLTIYRGDRVGIIGKNGVGKSTILKIVNGLEKSSDGTFELGGKLKVGYYDQNHQGLHMENTILQEIIYNFPMGEEEARTIAGGFLFTNDDVDKKIKSLSGGEKARVAFMKLILSKPNFLILDEPTNHLDIYSREVLEEALEEYEGTILVVSHDRYFLESIVNNIYEVTENGATLFKGDYEAYIAQKNNVPKEKNTEGALSFEEQKKMRNKISSLEKKYSKLEEKIEKLEEEKSLLEKEYEEAGKINDVSKLMDLQEKIEEKDMEILEALEEWENTSMELDEIKKEL